The following is a genomic window from Actinomadura rubteroloni.
CGTCGTCCACGCGCGCGGCTCCGGCGCGTACGGCTATTTCCAGGCCTACGACGACTCGCTCGCCGAATACACGCGCGCCGAATTCCTGCGGGACCCGTCGCTGCAGACGCCGGTGTTCGTGCGCTTCTCGACGGTCGCGGGATCGCGCGGGTCGGCCGACACCGTCCGTGACGTGCGGGGATTCGCCGTCAAGTTCTACACGCAGCAGGGGAACTACGACCTCGTCGGCAACAACATGCCGGTGTTCTTCATCCAGGACGGCATCAAGTTCCCCGACTTCGTCCACGCGGTGAAGCCCGAGCCGCACAACGAGATCCCGCAGGCGCAGTCGGCGCACGACACGCTGTGGGACTTCGTCCAGCTCCAGCCCGAGACGATCCACATGATGATGTGGGTGATGTCGGACCGGGCGCTGCCGCGCAATTACGCGTCCATGCAGGGATTCGGCGTCCACACGTTCCGGCTCGTCAACGAGCGCGACGAGTCCACCTTCGTGAAGTTCCACTGGAAGCCGAAGGCGGGCGTCCACTCGATGGACTGGGACGAGACGCAGAAGGTCGCGGGCAAGGACCCCGACTTCAACCGGCGCGACCTCTGGGAACGGATCGAGAACGGCGTCTACCCGGAATGGGAGCTGTGCGTGCAGCTCGTCCCGGCCGCCGACGAGCACAAGTTCGACTTCGACCTGCTCGACCCCACCAAGATCATTCCGGAGGAGGAGGTCCCGGCGCGTCCGGTCGGGCGGCTCGTGCTGAACCGCAACCCGGACAACTTCTTCGCCGAGACCGAGCAGGTCGCGTTCTGCCTGAGCAACGTCGTGCCCGGCATCGACTTCACCGACGACCCGCTGCTCCAGGCCCGCATCTTCTCCTACCTGGACACGCAGCTCATCCGGCTCGGCGGCCCGAACTTCCCGCAGCTCCCGGTGAACAAGCCCGTCGCGGACGTCCGCAACCACCACCGCGACGGCTACCACCAGACCGAGATCCCGACGGGTCGCGCCGCCTACCACAAGAACTCGGTTTCCGGCGGCTGCCCGGCGCTCGCCGGCGGCGCCGCGTTCCGGCACTACCCCGAGCACCTCGACGGCGACCTGATCCGCAAGCGCGCGGAGACGTTCGCGGACCACTACTCGCAGGCGACGCTGTTCTGGAACAGCATGGCCGACTGGGAGCGCGAGCACATCGTGGCGGCGTTCCGGTTCGAGCTGGGCAAGGTCGAGGACGTGTCGATCCGCGCGGGCGTCGTCGGGCACCTCAACCACGTCGACCACGACCTCGCCCGCCAGGTCGCCGAGGGCGTCGGCGTCCCGGTGCCGTCGCCCGCAGGGCCGAACCACGGCCGCCGGTCGCCCGCGCTCAGCCAGACCGGCCTGGTCGGCGACCCCGTGCCCGGCCGCAAGATCGCCGTGCTGGTCGCGGACGGCAGCGACTCCGGCCTGATCGCCACCGTCGGCGAGGCGCTCGTGGACGCGGGCGCGGTGGTCGAACTGCTCGCGGCGCACGACGGCGTGGTGCAGGCTGCCGACGGAGGCCGCATCGAGGTGACGCGGGCGCTCCCGACGATGTCGTCGGTCCTCTACGACGCGATCCTCGTCCCCGGCGGCCCGACGGCCATCGAGAACCTGAGCGGGGACGGCCTGGCGGTCTTCTTCCTGACCGAGGCGTTCAAGCACGCCAAGCCGATCGCCGTCCACGCCGACGCCGCCCCGCTCCTGGACCGCGCCGGAATCGACCCGTCCGCCCCCGGCGTCGTCGTCGACCAGGGCGGCGACACGGCCTTCCCGACCCGGTTCCTCGAAGCGGTCCGCGCGCACCGCTTCTGGGACCGCGAGGTCAAGCACATCCCCGCCTGACCCCGCCGCGCGGTGGGCTCGCCCGGGACCGCGTCGCGCGGTGGACTCGCCCGGAACCGCGCGGCGCGGTGGGCTCGCCCGGGGGCCGCGTCGCGCGGTGGGCTCGCCTAGGGCGCCAGGGCGCCAGGGCGCCAGGGCGCCAGGGCGCCAGGGCGCCAGGGCGCCAAGGCGTCAGGGCGCCAAGGCGTCAGGGCGCCAAGGCGTCAGGGCGCCAAGGCGTCAGGGCCTCGGGAAGTCGGGACGTCTGGACGTCTGGACGTCTGGACGGCACTGTGTTGGGCGTCAGGGGTTCAGGACGAGCAGCATCAGCCAGTCGGCGGTCATGGCGGGGCGCGGGCCGGGCGACGGGGCGTCGGGTTCGGCATCGTCCACCTCCAGGGTGTTGCGGGTAGTGACGCGAATCCGGCCGGACGTCTTCTGCTCGGCGGCGCCCAGTTCGGCGTGGAGCCGAACGCGTGCGCCGGTCGGCACCGGGCGGAAGAACCGGACCCGGTCGAGACCGTAATTCAGCGCGTGACCCGACGTCATCCGCAGCTCGCGCTTGTGGAAAACCGCGAGCATCGACAGCAGCAGGAAGCCCGACACCGCCCGCTCGCCCGCCGCCCCCACGGGCGACGGACGGCGGCCCAGATGCTCCTCGCGCAGGAACGTGGCCTCGCAGAACGCGGCTTCGTCCTCCGGCCCCACGCGGATCCAGCCGGACGTGAACAGCGGCGTCCCGGGCACGGCGGACAGGACATCGGCGGGCGTGTAGGGCATCGGGTCCTCCCATCGGTGCGGTCGCCGTCGCCGGCCAACCCGCCTTCCGTCCGGCAGGTCCGCGTCGAGAATCGCACGTTCGGCCCGGGGCGCTCAGAACGGTGAATAACCGGGCGCGCTATAACGGGACGGTCCGTGGCCTGCGTCGCGGCGGCGAAAGGAGACCGTGGTGACCGTCGTCCGATACGAGGTGGAGCGCGGGATCGCGACGATCACGCTGGACTCCCCGCGGAACCGCAACGCCCTGTCCAACGCGCTGCGCACCGGCCTCGCCGAGGCGCTCGCGAGCGCCGCAGGCGACGCGGACGTGCGCGGCGTCGTCCTCACGGGCGCGGGCCCCGCGTTCTGCGCCGGGGCGGACCTGAAGGAGGCCGCGTCCGGCGAGCCGCCCACGGGTCCGGGCATCCCGGAACTCCTCGGCACCCTGCTCGACCACCCCAAACCGGTCATAGCGCGGCTCAACGGCCCGGCCCGCGCGGGCGGCCTCGGCCTGGTCGCGGCGTGCGACATCGCGGTCGCGCCCGACGACGTGACGTTCGCGTTCACCGAGGTCCGGATCGGCGTCGCCCCCGCGGTGATCGCCGTGGCGTGCCGCCTGCGGATGACGCCCCGCGCCCTGTCCCGCTACTTCCTGACCGGCGAGACGTTCTCGGCCGCGGACGCCGTCGCGTCCGGCCTGCTCACCGCCGCCGCGCCCC
Proteins encoded in this region:
- a CDS encoding catalase, producing the protein MADARRDAKDEQLEKSRVSPEDSVLTTDQGIPVDDTDNSLTVGQRGPSLLQDFILREKLTHFDHERIPERVVHARGSGAYGYFQAYDDSLAEYTRAEFLRDPSLQTPVFVRFSTVAGSRGSADTVRDVRGFAVKFYTQQGNYDLVGNNMPVFFIQDGIKFPDFVHAVKPEPHNEIPQAQSAHDTLWDFVQLQPETIHMMMWVMSDRALPRNYASMQGFGVHTFRLVNERDESTFVKFHWKPKAGVHSMDWDETQKVAGKDPDFNRRDLWERIENGVYPEWELCVQLVPAADEHKFDFDLLDPTKIIPEEEVPARPVGRLVLNRNPDNFFAETEQVAFCLSNVVPGIDFTDDPLLQARIFSYLDTQLIRLGGPNFPQLPVNKPVADVRNHHRDGYHQTEIPTGRAAYHKNSVSGGCPALAGGAAFRHYPEHLDGDLIRKRAETFADHYSQATLFWNSMADWEREHIVAAFRFELGKVEDVSIRAGVVGHLNHVDHDLARQVAEGVGVPVPSPAGPNHGRRSPALSQTGLVGDPVPGRKIAVLVADGSDSGLIATVGEALVDAGAVVELLAAHDGVVQAADGGRIEVTRALPTMSSVLYDAILVPGGPTAIENLSGDGLAVFFLTEAFKHAKPIAVHADAAPLLDRAGIDPSAPGVVVDQGGDTAFPTRFLEAVRAHRFWDREVKHIPA
- a CDS encoding hotdog family protein gives rise to the protein MPYTPADVLSAVPGTPLFTSGWIRVGPEDEAAFCEATFLREEHLGRRPSPVGAAGERAVSGFLLLSMLAVFHKRELRMTSGHALNYGLDRVRFFRPVPTGARVRLHAELGAAEQKTSGRIRVTTRNTLEVDDAEPDAPSPGPRPAMTADWLMLLVLNP
- a CDS encoding enoyl-CoA hydratase-related protein produces the protein MTVVRYEVERGIATITLDSPRNRNALSNALRTGLAEALASAAGDADVRGVVLTGAGPAFCAGADLKEAASGEPPTGPGIPELLGTLLDHPKPVIARLNGPARAGGLGLVAACDIAVAPDDVTFAFTEVRIGVAPAVIAVACRLRMTPRALSRYFLTGETFSAADAVASGLLTAAAPRDELDALVEGMADGLRKAEPKAVARTKRLVDELAALDRADAFALAERLSLEFFMSPEAAEGRLSFFEKRPPSWAR